The following coding sequences are from one Numenius arquata chromosome 29, bNumArq3.hap1.1, whole genome shotgun sequence window:
- the GTSF1 gene encoding gametocyte-specific factor 1: protein MEKEQLVQCPYDRSHLIRVSRLPYHLVKCQRNNPQVARTLATCPFNATHKVPRAELQSHVASCPNKFQVDPRNEMNAPLGNKMKQMEVPSTWQPPPCQEDWEAELEDAPPFILNIKPNNPLLPCHR, encoded by the exons ATGGAAAAGGAGCAGCTCGTCCAGTGCCCCTACGACAGGAGCCACCTCATCCGCGTGTCCCGGCTGCCCTACCACCTCGTCAAGTGCCAGCGG AACAACCCGCAGGTGGCCCGCACGCTGGCCACTTGCCCCTTCAACGCCACGCACAAGGTGCCCCGGGCCGAGCTGCAGAGCCATGTCGCCTCCTGCCCCAACAAGTTCCAGGTCGACCCCCGCAACG aGATGAATGCACCCCTTGGCAACAAGATGAAGCAGATGGAGGTCCCCTCGACCTGGCAGCCCCCCCCGTGCCAGGAGGACTGGGAGGCTG AGCTGGAGGATGCCCCGCCATTCATCCTCAACATCAAGCCGAACAACCCGCTGCTCCCGTGCCACAGGTAG
- the CBX5 gene encoding LOW QUALITY PROTEIN: chromobox protein homolog 5 (The sequence of the model RefSeq protein was modified relative to this genomic sequence to represent the inferred CDS: deleted 2 bases in 1 codon), whose translation MRGGRPAAPARCGRFWRAERGSGSEGAARPRRTGPRRSRSPPRSRGRCAMGKRSKRAADSSSSGDEEEYVVEKVLDRRVVKGQAEYLLKWKGFSEEHNTWEPEKNLDCPELISEFMRKYKKMKEGDGNRPREKAEGAKRKGGLGAGGDDIKAKKKRESNDIARGFERGLEPEKIIGATDSCGDLMFLMKWKDTDEADLVLAKEANLKCPQIVIAFYEERLTWHAYPEDTDGKERDPPRS comes from the exons ATGCGCGGAGGGCGGCCAGCGGCGCCTGCGCGCTGCGGGCGGTTTTGGCGggcggagcgcgga agcggtTCGGAGGGGGCGGCCAGACCGCGGCGGACGGGCCCGCGCCGgagccgctccccgccccg GAGCCGTGGGCGCTGCGCTATGGGCAAGAGGAGCAAGCGGGCAGCCGACAGCTCGTCCTCGGGAGACGAGGAAGAGTATGTGGTGGAGAAGGTGCTGGACCGGCGCGTGGTGAAGGGCCAGGCCGAGTACCTGCTCAAGTGGAAGGGCTTCTCCGA GGAACACAACACTTGGGAACCAGAGAAGAACCTGGATTGCCCGGAGCTGATCTCGGAGTTTATGAGGAAGTATAAGAAGATGAAGGAGGGTGACGGGAACAGACCACGGGAAAAGGCGGAGGGCGCCAAGAGGAAAGGAGGGCTGGGCGCTGGCGGGGACGACATCAAGGCCAAGAAGAAGAGGGAG AGCAATGACATCGCCCGGGGCTTCGAGCGGGGGCTGGAACCCGAGAAGATCATCGGTGCCACCGACTCCTGCGGGGACCTCATGTTCCTCATGAAGTG gaAGGACACGGACGAGGCCGACCTGGtgctggccaaggaggccaacctCAAATGTCCCCAAATTGTCATCGCTTTCTACGAGGAGCGGCTGACCTGGCACGCCTACCCCGAGGACACCGACGGCAAAGAGCGTGACCCCCCCCGGAGCTAA